One Sphingomonas sp. FARSPH DNA segment encodes these proteins:
- a CDS encoding N-succinylarginine dihydrolase, translated as MLTEINFDGIVGPSHNYAGLSAGNLAATHNAGRISHPRAAALEGLAKMRANLALGLTQGVLLPHRRPDHDWLARLGTHYADAPPLLRAQAMSASAMWAANAATVSPAPDTADGRCHLSVANLMTMPHRSHEWPETLAQLRLAFADPAFVVHEAVPPPFGDEGAANHMRLCPQHGAPGIEVFVYTLAGGPFPARQHPEASAAVARRHGLDPARTLFVEQSSEAIAAGAFHNDVVAVANERVLFAHEQAFADRDGFYADLRRLLPEVEIVEVPAAAVSLADAIASYLFNAQLVTTADGPTLIVPTEARANAAVWRWLEAHRAGNGPIRRVEVVDVKQSMANGGGPACLRLRVVADPARIDPRFLVDAARIARIEAVVEAHWPEAIDPAALADPALVAQIEAAHAALLETLDLSGYLTINHRR; from the coding sequence ATGCTGACTGAAATCAATTTCGACGGGATCGTCGGGCCGAGCCACAATTATGCGGGCCTGTCCGCGGGCAATCTGGCGGCGACGCACAATGCGGGGCGGATCTCGCACCCGCGCGCCGCGGCGCTGGAAGGGCTGGCGAAGATGCGCGCCAATCTGGCGCTGGGGCTGACGCAGGGCGTGCTGCTGCCGCATCGGCGGCCGGATCATGACTGGCTGGCGAGGCTGGGCACACATTATGCCGATGCGCCGCCGCTGCTGCGGGCGCAGGCGATGTCGGCATCGGCGATGTGGGCGGCGAATGCGGCGACCGTCTCGCCCGCGCCCGATACCGCGGACGGCCGCTGCCACCTCTCGGTCGCCAATCTGATGACGATGCCGCATCGCAGCCACGAATGGCCCGAAACGCTGGCGCAGCTGCGGCTGGCCTTCGCCGACCCCGCGTTCGTGGTGCACGAGGCCGTCCCGCCGCCGTTCGGCGACGAGGGCGCGGCGAACCACATGCGCCTGTGTCCGCAGCATGGCGCGCCGGGGATCGAGGTGTTCGTCTATACGCTCGCCGGCGGCCCCTTCCCCGCCCGCCAGCATCCCGAAGCGAGCGCGGCGGTGGCGCGGCGGCACGGTCTCGACCCCGCGCGCACGCTGTTCGTCGAACAGTCATCCGAAGCGATCGCGGCGGGCGCCTTTCACAACGACGTCGTCGCGGTGGCGAACGAGCGCGTGCTGTTCGCGCACGAACAGGCGTTCGCCGACCGGGACGGCTTCTACGCCGACCTCCGGCGCCTGCTGCCCGAGGTGGAGATCGTCGAGGTGCCGGCGGCGGCGGTGTCGCTGGCGGACGCCATCGCCTCCTATCTGTTCAACGCGCAGCTCGTCACCACTGCGGATGGTCCGACGCTGATCGTCCCGACAGAGGCACGGGCGAATGCCGCCGTCTGGCGCTGGCTGGAGGCGCATCGCGCCGGCAACGGGCCGATCCGGCGCGTCGAGGTGGTCGATGTCAAACAGTCGATGGCGAATGGCGGCGGCCCCGCGTGCCTGCGGCTGCGCGTCGTCGCCGACCCGGCGCGGATCGATCCCCGCTTCCTCGTCGATGCCGCCCGCATCGCCCGGATCGAGGCGGTCGTGGAGGCGCACTGGCCCGAGGCGATCGACCCCGCCGCGCTCGCCGACCCCGCGCTCGTCGCGCAGATCGAGGCGGCGCATGCAGCGCTGCTCGAGACGCTCGACCTGTCGGGTTACCTTACGATTAACCATCGCCGATAA
- a CDS encoding hydrolase has protein sequence MERMTSEAQAVIAALDGPGMLARTCDWAAINSGTRNLAGLARMATVLADAFGALPGKLALVDAAPVDTVGADGSVAPLAHGRHLHVTVRPDAPVQMLFTGHMDTVYPVDHPFQTIARRDDGTINGPGVADMKGGLCVLLAALQAIERDAGAARLGYAVVINSDEETGSLSSAALLAQAAHGKVAALTYEPALPDGTLAGARGGTGNFSIVVRGRAAHAGRNPEDGRNAIVAASAIAVRLAAATGDGLSVNPARIDGGGPNNVVPDLAVLRVNLRPRDPDAIARADAAIRDAVATVAAAHDVTITTHGSFNRPPKPMDANSERLFGIVADAGRDLGIPIGWRTTGGVCDGNNIAAAGVPVVDTMGVRGGAIHSADEFLIADSLVERAALSILTIRRILAGGHA, from the coding sequence ATGGAGAGAATGACGAGCGAGGCGCAGGCGGTGATCGCGGCGTTGGATGGACCGGGTATGCTCGCGCGCACGTGCGACTGGGCGGCGATCAACAGCGGGACACGCAACCTCGCCGGCCTGGCGCGGATGGCGACGGTGCTGGCGGATGCCTTCGGGGCGCTCCCCGGCAAGCTTGCGCTGGTCGATGCCGCGCCGGTCGACACGGTGGGCGCCGACGGCAGCGTTGCGCCGCTGGCGCACGGCCGGCACCTCCACGTGACGGTGAGGCCCGACGCGCCGGTGCAGATGCTGTTCACCGGGCACATGGACACCGTCTATCCGGTCGATCATCCGTTCCAGACGATCGCGCGTCGCGACGATGGTACCATCAATGGTCCGGGTGTCGCCGACATGAAGGGGGGCCTCTGCGTCCTGCTCGCCGCATTGCAGGCGATCGAACGCGATGCCGGCGCGGCGCGGCTGGGATATGCGGTCGTCATCAACTCGGACGAAGAAACGGGGTCGCTATCCTCCGCCGCGCTGCTGGCGCAGGCGGCACACGGCAAGGTCGCGGCGCTGACGTACGAGCCCGCGCTGCCCGACGGGACGCTGGCGGGCGCGCGCGGCGGCACGGGCAATTTCTCGATCGTCGTGCGCGGGCGTGCCGCGCATGCCGGGCGCAACCCGGAGGACGGGCGCAACGCGATCGTCGCGGCATCCGCCATCGCCGTGCGGCTGGCGGCGGCGACGGGCGACGGACTCAGCGTCAACCCGGCGCGGATCGACGGGGGCGGGCCGAACAACGTCGTCCCCGACCTCGCGGTGCTGCGCGTCAACCTTCGCCCGCGCGATCCGGACGCGATCGCGCGCGCCGACGCGGCGATCCGCGACGCCGTCGCCACGGTGGCCGCCGCGCACGACGTGACCATCACCACGCATGGCAGCTTCAACCGCCCGCCCAAGCCGATGGACGCAAACAGCGAGCGCCTGTTCGGCATCGTCGCCGATGCGGGGCGCGACCTCGGCATCCCGATCGGCTGGCGGACGACGGGCGGCGTGTGCGACGGCAACAACATCGCCGCGGCCGGCGTCCCCGTCGTCGACACGATGGGGGTGCGCGGCGGTGCGATCCATTCCGCCGACGAATTCCTGATCGCGGACAGCCTGGTCGAGCGCGCGGCGCTGTCGATCCTGACGATCCGCCGCATCCTCGCTGGGGGCCACGCATGA
- a CDS encoding arginine N-succinyltransferase, with protein MTFRIRAAHPGDLPHLYEMAKLTGGGFTNLPPDRKALRAKLERSAAAIAHDGGPIRDELFVLILENAVTGEVRGTSQIFTQVGQQHPFYSYRIGTLTQHSRELGRTFRAEMLTLTTDLEGSCEVGGLFLHPGERAGGLGLLLARSRYLFIRAHRDRFADRILAELRGVIDEAGGSPFWDGLAGRFFGMTFQDADQFNAINGHQFIADLMPKHPIYIAMLSEAARGAIGLPHPSGRAAMRMLENEGFHFENYVDIFDGGPTMTARTDRVRSIVGAKASRVLVIDEDDGGVESLVAIGQLSDFRCAFGNVREVGEDIALSAGCATLLDVREDDVVLHVPRW; from the coding sequence ATGACCTTTCGCATTCGCGCCGCGCATCCGGGCGACCTGCCGCACCTGTACGAAATGGCGAAGCTGACCGGGGGCGGCTTCACCAACCTGCCCCCCGACCGCAAGGCGCTGCGCGCCAAGCTGGAGCGCAGCGCGGCAGCGATCGCGCACGACGGCGGCCCGATCCGCGACGAACTGTTCGTGCTGATCCTCGAAAATGCCGTGACGGGCGAGGTGCGCGGGACGAGCCAGATCTTCACGCAGGTGGGGCAGCAGCATCCCTTCTACAGCTATCGGATCGGTACGCTGACGCAGCATAGCCGCGAGCTGGGACGGACGTTCCGTGCCGAGATGCTGACGCTGACCACGGACCTCGAAGGATCGTGCGAAGTCGGCGGCCTGTTTCTGCATCCCGGCGAACGGGCGGGCGGCCTCGGCCTGCTGCTCGCGCGCAGCCGCTACCTGTTCATTCGCGCGCATCGCGACCGGTTCGCGGACCGCATCCTCGCCGAACTGCGCGGCGTGATCGACGAGGCCGGCGGATCGCCCTTCTGGGACGGGCTCGCGGGCCGGTTCTTCGGCATGACCTTTCAGGACGCTGACCAGTTCAATGCGATCAACGGCCACCAGTTCATCGCCGACCTGATGCCCAAGCATCCGATCTATATCGCGATGCTGTCCGAGGCCGCGCGCGGCGCGATCGGCCTGCCGCATCCCAGCGGGCGGGCGGCGATGCGGATGCTGGAGAACGAAGGCTTCCATTTCGAGAATTACGTCGACATCTTCGACGGTGGTCCGACGATGACCGCGCGGACGGACCGCGTCCGTTCGATCGTGGGGGCCAAGGCGAGCCGGGTCCTCGTGATCGACGAGGACGACGGCGGGGTCGAATCGCTCGTCGCGATCGGGCAGCTCAGCGATTTCCGCTGCGCCTTTGGCAACGTGCGCGAGGTCGGCGAGGATATCGCGCTGTCGGCGGGATGCGCCACGCTGCTCGACGTGCGCGAGGATGACGTCGTGCTCCACGTACCGCGGTGGTGA
- a CDS encoding 3'(2'),5'-bisphosphate nucleotidase CysQ — translation MTDVDLAAAIAEEAGELLLAVRARGGISGKALGDAGDAEANALILQRLRTARPDDFILSEEALDDRARCGARRVWIVDPLDGTRDYADGLDDWAVHVGLAIDGRPAIGAVAIPTQRRVYTTAQASRAATRCGTPPRMVVSRTRASELVHQVGAALDATRHGMGSAGVKAMAVVDGTADIYLHDGGQYEWDNCAPAAVALAAGLHASRIDGSPLVYNCADPLLPDLLICRPELAPAVLAAIAANL, via the coding sequence GTGACCGACGTCGATCTCGCCGCCGCCATTGCCGAGGAAGCGGGCGAGTTGCTGCTCGCGGTTCGTGCGCGCGGCGGCATCAGCGGCAAGGCGCTCGGCGATGCGGGCGACGCCGAGGCGAATGCGCTGATCCTGCAGCGGCTGCGCACGGCGCGGCCGGACGATTTCATTCTGTCCGAAGAGGCGCTCGACGACCGGGCGCGGTGCGGTGCGCGGCGCGTGTGGATCGTCGATCCGCTGGACGGCACGCGCGACTATGCGGACGGGCTGGACGATTGGGCGGTGCATGTCGGGCTGGCGATCGATGGCCGCCCCGCGATCGGCGCGGTCGCGATCCCGACGCAGCGGCGGGTATACACCACGGCGCAAGCGAGCCGCGCCGCGACGCGGTGCGGGACGCCGCCGCGCATGGTGGTCAGCCGAACGCGCGCGTCCGAGCTGGTGCATCAGGTCGGCGCCGCGCTGGACGCGACGCGGCACGGCATGGGCTCTGCCGGCGTCAAGGCGATGGCGGTCGTGGACGGCACCGCCGACATCTATCTGCACGACGGCGGCCAATATGAGTGGGACAATTGCGCGCCGGCGGCGGTCGCGCTGGCGGCGGGGCTGCACGCGTCGCGGATCGACGGCAGTCCGCTCGTCTACAATTGCGCCGACCCCTTGCTGCCCGACCTGCTGATCTGCCGGCCCGAGCTCGCGCCGGCGGTGCTCGCGGCGATTGCCGCTAATCTCTGA
- the cysN gene encoding sulfate adenylyltransferase subunit CysN, giving the protein MTAYTPDALIAADIHTYLEVHAHRSMLRFITCGSVDDGKSTLIGRLLYDSKTIFEDQLSQLEADSRRVGTQGQNIDFALLVDGLAAEREQGITIDVAYRFFATERRKFVVADTPGHEQYTRNMITGASTADLAVILIDARKGVLTQTRRHSFLAHLIGIRHIVLAVNKMDLVGHDQATFEAIVADYAAFARGIGIADFTAIPLSGLTGANVTTRSDAMPWYRGPALLAHLESVAVEADRAAAGPFRFPVQWVNRPDLDFRGFAGTIVRGRVAVGDAVRIVPSGRTTRIARIVTFDGDRERAVAGEAVTLVLADEVDCSRGDVIASAADAPGVADQFEATMVWMADTPLVPGRGYWLKIGTRTVGASVRAPEYVVDVNTQAKLAAATLALNDIGVVEVQTDAGIAFAPYAEDPVLGAFILIDRETNATVAAGMIAHALRRAQNVHWQAIEIGRDAHARQKGQSPRLLWFTGLSGSGKSTIANLVEKKLHALGRHSFLLDGDNIRHGLNRDLGFSDADRVENIRRVGEVAKLMCDAGLIVLTAFISPFRAEREMVRSLLPAGEFVEIFVDTPIEDAEARDVKGLYAKARAGEIAHFTGISSPYEAPERPDIRVDTRIESAEAAAERIVEHVLGVWSFEL; this is encoded by the coding sequence ATGACCGCCTATACCCCCGATGCGCTGATCGCCGCGGACATCCACACCTATCTCGAGGTGCATGCGCACAGGTCGATGCTGCGTTTCATCACGTGCGGATCGGTCGACGACGGCAAATCGACGCTGATCGGCCGCCTGCTCTACGATTCGAAGACGATTTTCGAGGATCAGCTGAGCCAGCTGGAGGCGGACAGCCGGCGCGTCGGGACGCAGGGACAGAATATCGATTTCGCGCTGCTCGTCGATGGCCTTGCCGCCGAGCGCGAACAGGGCATTACGATCGACGTCGCCTATCGCTTCTTCGCGACGGAGCGGCGCAAGTTCGTCGTCGCGGACACGCCCGGCCACGAACAATATACCCGCAACATGATCACCGGCGCGAGCACCGCCGATCTCGCGGTCATCCTGATCGACGCGCGCAAGGGCGTGCTGACGCAGACGCGGCGCCATTCGTTTCTCGCGCACTTGATCGGCATCCGGCACATCGTGCTGGCGGTGAACAAGATGGATCTCGTCGGGCACGACCAGGCGACGTTCGAGGCCATCGTCGCCGATTATGCAGCGTTTGCGCGCGGGATCGGCATCGCCGACTTCACCGCCATCCCGCTGTCGGGTCTGACCGGCGCCAACGTCACCACGCGATCGGATGCGATGCCCTGGTACCGCGGCCCCGCTCTGTTGGCGCATCTGGAAAGCGTCGCGGTGGAGGCGGATCGGGCCGCGGCGGGGCCGTTCCGCTTCCCCGTGCAGTGGGTCAATCGCCCCGACCTCGATTTCCGTGGCTTTGCCGGCACGATCGTGCGCGGGCGGGTCGCGGTGGGCGACGCGGTGCGCATCGTGCCGTCGGGCCGTACGACGCGCATCGCCCGGATCGTTACCTTCGACGGCGACCGCGAGCGCGCCGTCGCGGGCGAGGCGGTGACGCTGGTGCTGGCAGACGAGGTCGATTGCTCGCGCGGCGACGTCATCGCAAGCGCGGCCGACGCACCGGGAGTCGCGGACCAGTTCGAGGCAACGATGGTCTGGATGGCGGATACGCCCCTGGTGCCCGGTCGCGGATACTGGCTGAAGATCGGAACGCGCACGGTCGGCGCGAGCGTACGCGCGCCCGAGTATGTCGTCGACGTCAACACGCAGGCGAAGCTCGCCGCCGCGACGCTGGCGCTCAACGACATCGGCGTGGTCGAGGTGCAGACCGATGCCGGCATCGCCTTCGCCCCCTATGCCGAAGACCCGGTGCTGGGCGCGTTCATCCTGATCGACCGCGAGACGAACGCGACCGTCGCGGCAGGGATGATCGCCCACGCGCTGCGCCGCGCGCAGAACGTGCATTGGCAGGCGATCGAGATCGGCCGCGACGCGCATGCGCGCCAGAAGGGCCAGTCGCCGCGCCTGTTGTGGTTCACGGGTCTTTCCGGGTCGGGCAAGTCGACGATCGCCAACCTCGTCGAGAAGAAATTGCATGCGCTTGGCCGGCACAGCTTCCTGCTCGACGGCGACAATATCCGCCACGGCCTGAACCGCGATCTGGGCTTCAGCGACGCCGACCGGGTGGAGAATATCCGCCGCGTCGGCGAGGTCGCGAAGCTGATGTGCGATGCCGGCCTGATCGTGCTCACGGCCTTCATCTCGCCGTTCCGGGCGGAGCGCGAGATGGTGCGTAGCCTGTTGCCCGCGGGCGAGTTCGTCGAGATTTTCGTAGACACGCCGATCGAGGATGCCGAGGCGCGCGACGTGAAGGGCCTCTACGCCAAGGCGCGCGCGGGGGAGATCGCGCATTTCACCGGCATCTCCAGCCCTTATGAAGCGCCAGAGCGGCCCGACATCCGGGTCGACACGCGCATCGAAAGCGCCGAAGCTGCCGCCGAACGGATCGTCGAGCATGTGCTGGGCGTGTGGAGCTTCGAACTGTGA
- a CDS encoding bile acid:sodium symporter family protein: protein MLRRLVSFAEPFILLLLATVLLASLLPPRGAMAAVVASAADVGIVLLFFLHGAKLSREAIWQGARNWRLHLAVFLTTFAVFPVLGLVLRHAPGITPLVGTGLLFLTLLPSTVQSSIAFTAIARGNVAAAVCSASFSNLIGILVTPALVALLIGGIGGAGGGVSTSAVEAIVFQLLVPFVAGHMLRPWIGGMVARWKGVVGIVDRGSILLVVYSAFGAAVVEGLWHKVSPRDLALIGGLCLLLLAVVLAFTWAAGRALRFSREDAIVLLFCGSKKSLASGVPMAGVLFAPAEVGVVLLPVMLFHQIQLIACAVIARRYADATA, encoded by the coding sequence ATGCTCCGTCGCCTGGTCTCCTTCGCCGAACCGTTCATCCTGTTGCTGCTGGCAACCGTCCTGCTCGCCTCGCTGCTGCCACCGCGGGGGGCGATGGCCGCCGTGGTGGCAAGCGCCGCGGACGTCGGCATCGTACTGCTGTTCTTCCTCCACGGCGCGAAGCTGTCGCGCGAGGCGATCTGGCAGGGCGCGCGCAACTGGCGGCTTCACCTTGCGGTATTTCTGACCACGTTCGCGGTCTTTCCGGTGCTGGGTCTTGTGCTGCGCCACGCGCCCGGCATCACGCCGCTGGTCGGCACCGGATTGCTGTTCCTGACGTTGCTTCCCTCGACGGTGCAATCGTCGATCGCGTTTACGGCCATCGCGCGCGGCAATGTCGCGGCGGCGGTGTGCAGCGCTTCCTTCTCCAACCTCATCGGCATTCTCGTCACCCCCGCGCTGGTCGCGCTGCTGATCGGCGGGATCGGCGGGGCGGGTGGCGGCGTGTCGACGTCGGCGGTGGAAGCGATCGTCTTCCAGCTGCTCGTACCTTTCGTCGCAGGCCATATGCTGCGCCCCTGGATCGGCGGGATGGTTGCGCGGTGGAAGGGCGTGGTCGGCATCGTCGATCGCGGCTCGATCCTGCTCGTTGTCTATTCCGCATTCGGCGCCGCGGTGGTGGAGGGGCTGTGGCACAAGGTATCGCCGCGCGATCTCGCGCTAATCGGCGGGCTGTGCCTCCTGCTGCTCGCCGTGGTGCTGGCGTTCACCTGGGCAGCGGGCCGCGCGCTGCGCTTCTCGCGCGAGGATGCGATCGTGTTGCTGTTCTGCGGGTCGAAGAAGAGCCTTGCGTCGGGCGTGCCGATGGCCGGCGTCTTGTTCGCCCCGGCCGAGGTCGGTGTGGTCCTGCTACCGGTGATGCTGTTCCATCAGATCCAGCTTATCGCCTGCGCCGTCATCGCGCGGCGCTACGCGGACGCTACCGCCTGA
- a CDS encoding spermidine synthase, giving the protein MTPPFADYLRKAIFVATILTGSFLLFLVQPMVARMALPRLGGAPAVWNSAMLVYQLLLLGGYAYAHALARVRPWLQAAVHLAVLAIGAAWLPIGLGAGGQPGGIDPVIGVPMLLALSIGPLFFAVAAQAPLLQRWFGLAGRGDPYALYAASNLGSFAGLLAYPLLAEPLLSLRRQSLVWSVGYVLLIGLVLLCATRLPREARGAPARPTSSPPRSGRIAHWIALALVPSGLMLATTTYITTDIVAMPLLWVLPLGLYLLSFTIAFAATRDLANLLTRIAPVTILVFGGVIIGGVNAQPFANLGIALLLLFMASVALHTQMYRLRPAPDRLTGFYLAMAVGGALGGMFAGLVAPVIFDWTYEYPLLILAAGLLVPQIALTRWLRDLWTGPRRPAMWGVVIAVCLLIVATALLDPSGRVGERHQGIAFLIVTAAGLAAIGTRRAYALVLISALILFGGWRAVELSLEKGARTRSYFGVYTIRDGEGRRELDHGTTVHGIQLTGSAARERMATTYYVAGAGIGQALRVTPLLYGPAARIGIVGLGTGTLACYATPGQRWRFYEIDPTVITIARDSGRFTYLARCAPQAQIVLGDARLSLSTAPSASLDLLALDAFSSDAIPMHLMTQEAFATYARVLAPRGLLLVHVSNRFLDLEPVVAAAAHTGGWHAAEFSYRPPTYEPEASPSQWIALSRDPEAIRTLTGVTPGWRGLAARPGMPAWTDDYSTILPLLKWRG; this is encoded by the coding sequence GTGACCCCGCCCTTCGCCGACTACCTGCGCAAAGCCATCTTCGTCGCGACGATCCTGACGGGCTCGTTCCTGCTGTTCCTCGTCCAGCCGATGGTCGCGCGCATGGCGCTGCCGCGGCTGGGGGGCGCGCCGGCGGTGTGGAATTCGGCGATGCTGGTCTACCAACTGCTGCTGCTCGGCGGTTACGCTTATGCCCATGCGCTCGCGCGGGTCAGGCCGTGGCTGCAGGCGGCGGTCCATCTTGCGGTGCTCGCGATCGGCGCGGCGTGGCTGCCGATCGGCCTTGGTGCCGGCGGGCAGCCCGGCGGTATCGATCCCGTCATCGGTGTGCCGATGCTGCTGGCGCTGTCGATCGGGCCGCTGTTCTTCGCCGTCGCCGCGCAGGCGCCGTTGCTTCAGCGCTGGTTCGGCCTTGCCGGCCGCGGCGATCCCTATGCGCTCTACGCCGCGTCGAACCTCGGCAGTTTCGCCGGCTTGCTCGCCTACCCGTTGCTGGCCGAGCCGTTGCTGTCGCTGCGGCGGCAAAGCCTGGTGTGGAGCGTGGGCTATGTCCTGCTGATCGGCCTCGTCCTGCTCTGCGCGACGCGTTTGCCGCGCGAGGCGCGTGGCGCACCGGCCCGGCCGACGAGCTCGCCGCCCCGGTCCGGCCGCATCGCGCACTGGATCGCACTGGCGCTGGTGCCGTCCGGTCTGATGCTGGCGACGACGACCTATATCACGACGGATATCGTCGCGATGCCGCTGCTGTGGGTGCTGCCGCTCGGGCTATACCTGCTCAGCTTTACGATCGCCTTTGCCGCGACGCGGGACCTCGCGAACCTCCTGACGCGGATCGCGCCGGTGACGATCCTGGTGTTCGGCGGGGTCATCATCGGCGGGGTCAACGCGCAACCGTTTGCCAATCTCGGCATCGCTCTGCTGCTGTTGTTCATGGCGTCGGTCGCCCTGCACACGCAGATGTACCGGCTGCGCCCGGCTCCCGACCGGCTGACCGGCTTCTATCTGGCGATGGCGGTCGGCGGCGCGCTTGGCGGGATGTTCGCAGGGCTGGTCGCGCCGGTGATATTCGACTGGACGTACGAATATCCGCTGCTGATCCTCGCGGCCGGGCTGCTCGTGCCGCAGATCGCGCTGACCAGGTGGCTGCGCGACCTTTGGACTGGGCCCCGCCGCCCCGCGATGTGGGGGGTGGTGATCGCCGTCTGCCTGCTTATCGTCGCCACCGCCCTGCTCGATCCGAGCGGCCGTGTCGGCGAGCGGCATCAGGGTATCGCTTTCCTGATCGTCACCGCCGCCGGCCTCGCCGCAATCGGGACGCGCCGCGCTTATGCCTTGGTGCTGATATCCGCGTTGATCCTGTTCGGCGGCTGGCGGGCGGTCGAACTGTCGTTGGAAAAAGGCGCGCGCACACGCAGCTATTTCGGCGTCTACACGATCCGCGACGGGGAAGGGCGCCGCGAGCTCGACCACGGCACGACCGTCCACGGCATTCAGCTGACGGGCAGCGCGGCGCGCGAACGCATGGCGACCACCTACTACGTAGCCGGCGCCGGGATCGGCCAGGCGCTGCGCGTCACGCCGTTGCTTTACGGACCCGCGGCGCGGATCGGCATCGTCGGGCTCGGCACCGGTACGCTCGCCTGTTACGCCACGCCCGGCCAACGCTGGCGCTTTTACGAGATCGACCCGACCGTCATCACGATCGCGCGCGATTCGGGGCGCTTCACCTATCTGGCGCGCTGCGCACCGCAGGCGCAGATCGTGCTCGGCGACGCACGGCTCAGCCTGTCGACGGCGCCGTCGGCCAGCCTCGACCTGCTCGCGCTCGACGCCTTTTCGTCGGACGCGATCCCCATGCACCTGATGACGCAGGAGGCGTTCGCGACCTATGCCCGGGTGCTCGCCCCGCGCGGGCTGCTGCTCGTCCACGTCTCCAACCGCTTCCTCGATCTCGAACCGGTGGTGGCGGCAGCGGCGCACACGGGCGGCTGGCACGCGGCGGAATTCTCCTATCGTCCACCGACATATGAGCCGGAGGCGTCCCCCAGCCAGTGGATCGCATTGTCTCGCGATCCGGAAGCGATCCGGACGCTCACCGGGGTAACGCCAGGCTGGCGCGGTCTCGCCGCTCGGCCCGGCATGCCGGCGTGGACCGACGATTATTCGACGATCCTGCCACTGCTCAAGTGGCGCGGTTAG
- the cysD gene encoding sulfate adenylyltransferase subunit CysD — MTGLTHLQRLEAESIHILREVVAEAEAPVMLYSVGKDSAVMLHLARKAFHPATPPFPLLHVDTTWKFRAMYALRDKAAADAGMRLIVHRNPEAEAAGINPFDHGSRHTDVWKTEGLKQALRAGGFDVAFGGARRDEEKSRAKERIFSFRSASQGWDPKAQRPEIWSLYNARIHRGESIRVFPLSNWTELDIWQYILREGIEIVPLYFAAPRPTVERDGMILMVDDDRFRLRPGEVPVERSIRFRTLGCYPLTGAVESEADTLPAIIQEMLLTTTSERQGRAIDHDQAASMEKKKREGYF, encoded by the coding sequence ATGACCGGGTTGACCCATCTGCAGCGGCTGGAAGCCGAGAGTATCCATATCCTGCGGGAAGTCGTCGCCGAGGCGGAAGCGCCGGTGATGCTCTATTCCGTGGGCAAGGATTCGGCGGTGATGCTGCATCTCGCGCGCAAGGCTTTTCACCCCGCGACGCCGCCCTTCCCGTTGCTTCATGTCGATACGACGTGGAAATTCCGCGCGATGTACGCGCTGCGCGACAAGGCGGCGGCGGATGCGGGCATGCGGCTGATCGTCCATCGCAACCCTGAGGCGGAGGCGGCGGGCATCAACCCGTTCGATCACGGCAGCCGCCACACCGATGTATGGAAGACCGAAGGGTTGAAACAGGCGCTGCGCGCGGGCGGGTTCGACGTCGCCTTCGGGGGCGCGCGCCGGGATGAGGAAAAAAGCCGCGCGAAGGAGCGCATCTTCTCGTTCCGCTCCGCAAGCCAGGGCTGGGATCCCAAGGCGCAGCGGCCGGAAATATGGTCGCTGTACAATGCGCGTATCCACCGTGGCGAGAGCATCCGCGTCTTTCCGCTGTCCAACTGGACCGAACTCGACATCTGGCAATATATCCTGCGCGAAGGGATCGAGATCGTCCCGCTCTATTTCGCCGCGCCCCGCCCGACTGTGGAGCGCGACGGGATGATCCTGATGGTCGACGACGACCGGTTCCGCCTGCGTCCCGGCGAGGTGCCCGTCGAGCGCTCGATCCGCTTCCGCACGCTCGGCTGCTATCCGCTGACCGGCGCGGTCGAGAGCGAGGCGGATACCCTGCCCGCGATCATCCAGGAGATGCTGCTGACCACCACGTCGGAGCGGCAGGGCCGCGCGATCGATCACGACCAGGCCGCGAGTATGGAGAAGAAGAAGCGCGAGGGGTATTTCTGA